In the Daphnia pulicaria isolate SC F1-1A chromosome 2, SC_F0-13Bv2, whole genome shotgun sequence genome, one interval contains:
- the LOC124326953 gene encoding uncharacterized protein LOC124326953 isoform X2 codes for MRRCRDSDSDSPPSASSHHIASPNAASAAAAAATVAATAAAAAARSGNLAPVLTASRTGTAGAGAAWYATDTVQLTTFRPLASAVNKPVTCAGANTISGGGTPKPKSRTLDSSDTSDYENLSSCTSGRYATLPPQPQFGEGAKGNNGQYRDHYSTATTASAGVLFRPAGGAVGSFADNANEQFPSGDPPHTLSLHRPIKRSHWLNHNGRQSDVLARVFQANQDWLESNDGQDTVATTTSSAGNITIKDARSSHRTSQHAGDGGSLPPPGGVFQLPPVMGTLQRFDQGSGEMRQLTGSVLAPNSSGSSLLMNAPLGGVSTSLLLPQQQQQQQQQLLPLMSFGPPFLMQPTAPSAMPLPASVSNSLAHLQQQHHHHQQHQQQQQQVQLQQRDGNHTNHGGHTHAIQLQTSLEMAPVVCPALCEIRTQLQELTRSVESCQNEVSDMKRDMSTMRHDVESVHHVKEDIDDLRDCIDKLQEQNRRRKLRLLEQGLTGFLIYAIFAAVLGMLQFGYNTGVINAPQGVIESFIKSAYYSRYGVEIADGWEKIIFSIAVSIFAIGGMIGGFGGGFVANKFGRKRGLLLNNATGILGAILMAFSKAAQSYEMLIIGRMIIGFNCGLNTSLVPMYISEIAPLNLRGGLGTVNQLGVTVGILFSQILGIQEILGTESGWPLLLGLAICPAILQLILFSFCPESPRYLLITANREEEARTAMKRLRASSQIEEDMEEMRVEAQQSEAHMGMLELLKSRALLMPLGIAIVMQLSQQLSGINAVLYYSTELFIGAGLASESAKYATIGVGAIMVGMTLVSIPLMDRAGRRTLHLWGLGGMFIFSIFITISLLVMELIEWVRYVAVVATLTFVLFFAVGPGSIPWMITAELFSQGPRPAAMSIAVLVNWLANFLVGLFFLPLKAMLHNYIFLPFSVLLAFFWIFTYKIVPETKNKTFDEISALFRRNDREEFATQNCILTSSGAGSSTLAVPAPSSTPAHTESTALLADIRTIKINAS; via the exons ATGCGGAGGTGTCGCGATTCCGATTCCGACTCGCCACCCAGCGCTTCTTCCCATCACATCGCCAGCCCCAACGCTGCCAGCGCGGCTGCTGCGGCGGCCACCGTCGCAGCCacagccgccgctgccgccgcccgGTCCGGCAACCTCGCTCCAGTCCTGACTGCCAGCCGGACCGGGACCGCAGGAGCTGGCGCCGCCTGGTACGCCACCGACACGG ttCAGCTAACGACGTTCCGGCCGTTGGCATCGGCAGTGAATAAGCCCGTCACATGTGCCGGCGCCAACACGATCTCGGGTGGCGGCACTCCCAAACCCAAGAGCCGGACCCTCGATTCGTCCGACACGTCCGACTATGAGAATCTGAGCTCGTGCACGTCGGGCCGCTATGCGACCCTGCCGCCTCAGCCGCAGTTTGGCGAAGGTGCCAAAGGCAATAACGGACAATATCGTGATCACTACTCGACGGCCACGACGGCGTCGGCGGGTGTCCTCTTTCGGCCGGCAGGTGGAGCGGTCGGATCGTTTGCTGACAATGCCAACGAACAATTTCCATCCGGAGATCCGCCTCACACCTTGTCTCTCCATCGACCCATCAAACGCTCGCACTGGTTGAATCACAACGGCCGCCAGTCGGATGTTCTGGCCCGCGTCTTCCAAGCCAATCAGGACTGGCTGGAATCGAATGACGGACAGGACACTGTTGCCACCACCACGTCATCGGCGGGCAACATCACCATCAAAGATGCCCGTTCGTCTCATCGGACCAG CCAACACGCAGGAGATGGTGG aagTTTGCCTCCGCCTGGTGGAGTTTTCCAATTGCCACCCGTGATGGGAACGCTGCAACGTTTCGATCAAGGATCCGGCGAAATGCGGCAGTTAACGGGGTCCGTCTTGGCCCCCAATTCATCCGGCAGTTCCCTTCTGATGAACGCCCCTCTAGGCGGAGTTTCGACCTCGTTACTGCTgccgcaacagcagcagcagcaacagcaacaactgcTGCCTCTCATGTCTTTCGGGCCGCCATTCCTGATGCAGCCGACGGCTCCTTCGGCCATGCCGCTGCCGGCCAGCGTCAGCAATAGCCTAGCCCACCTCCAGcagcaacatcatcatcatcagcagcaccagcaacagcagcagcaagttcAATTACAGCAGCGCGACGGCAATCACACTAATCACGGCGGCCATACGCACGCCATTCAACTCCAAACTTCCTTGGAAATGGCACCCGTCGTTTGCCCCGCCCTCTGCGAGATCCGCACGCAGTTGCAGGAGTTGACTCGATCCGTCGAGTCTTGTCAAAATGAG GTGAGCGACATGAAACGTGACATGTCGACCATGCGACACGACGTGGAATCGGTCCACCACGTCAAGGAGGACATTGACGATCTGCGCGATTGCATCGACAAATTACAAGAGCAGAATCGGCGTAGGAAACTCAGACTGCTCGAACAG GGCCTGACGGGGTTCCTCATCTATGCCATATTTGCGGCCGTGCTGGGAATGCTTCAGTTCGGCTACAATACGGGAGTCATCAACGCACCACAAGGG GTGATTGAAAGCTTCATCAAGTCAGCCTACTACAGCCGATATGGAGTGGAAATAGCCGATGGTTGGGAGAAAATCATCTTTTCTATCGCTGTTTCCATTTTCGCTATCGGTGGGATGATTGGTGGCTTTGGTGGTGGCTTCGTCGCCAATAAGTTTGGCAG GAAACGTGGTCTGCTGCTAAATAATGCAACTGGTATTCTCGGAGCTATTCTGATGGCCTTCTCCAAAGCTGCCCAGTCATATGAAATGCTCATTATCGGAAGAATGATCATCGGATTCAATTGTG GATTGAATACGTCATTGGTGCCCATGTACATTTCTGAAATCGCTCCATTGAACTTACGTGGCGGTTTGGGGACGGTCAACCAATTGGGAGTCACCGTTGGCATTCTTTTCTCTCAGATTTTAGGCATCCAAGAAATTCTTGGCACGGAGAGCGGATGGCCTCTTCTCCTAG GTTTAGCCATTTGCCCAGCAATTCTGCAGTTGATTCTGTTTTCCTTCTGTCCTGAATCTCCGCGCTACCTACTCATAACAGCCAATCGCGAAGAAGAAGCCAGAACTG CGATGAAACGATTGCGAGCGTCTAGCCAAATTGAGGAAGACATGGAAGAAATGAGAGTCGAGG CCCAACAATCTGAGGCCCACATGGGGATGTTGGAGCTGCTCAAATCACGCGCCTTGCTCATGCCGCTCGGCATTGCCATTGTCATGCAACTTTCGCAGCAGTTGTCGG GAATCAACGCCGTGTTGTACTATTCCACTGAACTTTTTATCGGAGCAGGCCTTGCTAGTGAATCTGCTAAATATGCCACTATTG GTGTGGGTGCCATCATGGTGGGCATGACTCTTGTGTCCATTCCTCTGATGGATCGCGCTGGCCGACGCACCCTTCACTTATGGGGACTTGGAGGCATGTTTATTTTCAGCATATTCATCACCATTTCCTTGCTCGTAATG GAACTTATCGAATGGGTTCGCTACGTAGCCGTTGTTGCCACACTCACATTTGTATTGTTTTTCGCCGTTGGACCCGGCTCCATTCCATGGATGATTACAGCCGAGCTATTCAGTCAAGGACCAAGACCAGCCGCAATGTCCATCGCCGTACTTGTCAACTGGTTGGCAAATTTTCTTGTCGGTCTCTTCTTCTTACCTCTCAAA GCGATGCTGCACAACTACATTTTCTTGCCATTCAGCGTATTGTTAGCATTTTTCTGGATTTTCACTTACAAAATCGTTCCAgagacgaaaaacaaaacttttgacGAAATCTCGGCATTATTTCGCCGCAATGatag AGAGGAATTCGCTACACAGAATTGTATTCTGACATCCAGTGGTGCCGGGTCTAGCACTCTTGCCGTACCCGCGCCATCCAGTACTCCGGCACACACAGAGAGCACGGCTCTCCTGGCTGACATACGAACCATCAAAATCAACGCTTCGTAG
- the LOC124326953 gene encoding uncharacterized protein LOC124326953 isoform X1: MRRCRDSDSDSPPSASSHHIASPNAASAAAAAATVAATAAAAAARSGNLAPVLTASRTGTAGAGAAWYATDTVQLTTFRPLASAVNKPVTCAGANTISGGGTPKPKSRTLDSSDTSDYENLSSCTSGRYATLPPQPQFGEGAKGNNGQYRDHYSTATTASAGVLFRPAGGAVGSFADNANEQFPSGDPPHTLSLHRPIKRSHWLNHNGRQSDVLARVFQANQDWLESNDGQDTVATTTSSAGNITIKDARSSHRTSQHAGDGGRSLPPPGGVFQLPPVMGTLQRFDQGSGEMRQLTGSVLAPNSSGSSLLMNAPLGGVSTSLLLPQQQQQQQQQLLPLMSFGPPFLMQPTAPSAMPLPASVSNSLAHLQQQHHHHQQHQQQQQQVQLQQRDGNHTNHGGHTHAIQLQTSLEMAPVVCPALCEIRTQLQELTRSVESCQNEVSDMKRDMSTMRHDVESVHHVKEDIDDLRDCIDKLQEQNRRRKLRLLEQGLTGFLIYAIFAAVLGMLQFGYNTGVINAPQGVIESFIKSAYYSRYGVEIADGWEKIIFSIAVSIFAIGGMIGGFGGGFVANKFGRKRGLLLNNATGILGAILMAFSKAAQSYEMLIIGRMIIGFNCGLNTSLVPMYISEIAPLNLRGGLGTVNQLGVTVGILFSQILGIQEILGTESGWPLLLGLAICPAILQLILFSFCPESPRYLLITANREEEARTAMKRLRASSQIEEDMEEMRVEAQQSEAHMGMLELLKSRALLMPLGIAIVMQLSQQLSGINAVLYYSTELFIGAGLASESAKYATIGVGAIMVGMTLVSIPLMDRAGRRTLHLWGLGGMFIFSIFITISLLVMELIEWVRYVAVVATLTFVLFFAVGPGSIPWMITAELFSQGPRPAAMSIAVLVNWLANFLVGLFFLPLKAMLHNYIFLPFSVLLAFFWIFTYKIVPETKNKTFDEISALFRRNDREEFATQNCILTSSGAGSSTLAVPAPSSTPAHTESTALLADIRTIKINAS; this comes from the exons ATGCGGAGGTGTCGCGATTCCGATTCCGACTCGCCACCCAGCGCTTCTTCCCATCACATCGCCAGCCCCAACGCTGCCAGCGCGGCTGCTGCGGCGGCCACCGTCGCAGCCacagccgccgctgccgccgcccgGTCCGGCAACCTCGCTCCAGTCCTGACTGCCAGCCGGACCGGGACCGCAGGAGCTGGCGCCGCCTGGTACGCCACCGACACGG ttCAGCTAACGACGTTCCGGCCGTTGGCATCGGCAGTGAATAAGCCCGTCACATGTGCCGGCGCCAACACGATCTCGGGTGGCGGCACTCCCAAACCCAAGAGCCGGACCCTCGATTCGTCCGACACGTCCGACTATGAGAATCTGAGCTCGTGCACGTCGGGCCGCTATGCGACCCTGCCGCCTCAGCCGCAGTTTGGCGAAGGTGCCAAAGGCAATAACGGACAATATCGTGATCACTACTCGACGGCCACGACGGCGTCGGCGGGTGTCCTCTTTCGGCCGGCAGGTGGAGCGGTCGGATCGTTTGCTGACAATGCCAACGAACAATTTCCATCCGGAGATCCGCCTCACACCTTGTCTCTCCATCGACCCATCAAACGCTCGCACTGGTTGAATCACAACGGCCGCCAGTCGGATGTTCTGGCCCGCGTCTTCCAAGCCAATCAGGACTGGCTGGAATCGAATGACGGACAGGACACTGTTGCCACCACCACGTCATCGGCGGGCAACATCACCATCAAAGATGCCCGTTCGTCTCATCGGACCAG CCAACACGCAGGAGATGGTGG aagaagTTTGCCTCCGCCTGGTGGAGTTTTCCAATTGCCACCCGTGATGGGAACGCTGCAACGTTTCGATCAAGGATCCGGCGAAATGCGGCAGTTAACGGGGTCCGTCTTGGCCCCCAATTCATCCGGCAGTTCCCTTCTGATGAACGCCCCTCTAGGCGGAGTTTCGACCTCGTTACTGCTgccgcaacagcagcagcagcaacagcaacaactgcTGCCTCTCATGTCTTTCGGGCCGCCATTCCTGATGCAGCCGACGGCTCCTTCGGCCATGCCGCTGCCGGCCAGCGTCAGCAATAGCCTAGCCCACCTCCAGcagcaacatcatcatcatcagcagcaccagcaacagcagcagcaagttcAATTACAGCAGCGCGACGGCAATCACACTAATCACGGCGGCCATACGCACGCCATTCAACTCCAAACTTCCTTGGAAATGGCACCCGTCGTTTGCCCCGCCCTCTGCGAGATCCGCACGCAGTTGCAGGAGTTGACTCGATCCGTCGAGTCTTGTCAAAATGAG GTGAGCGACATGAAACGTGACATGTCGACCATGCGACACGACGTGGAATCGGTCCACCACGTCAAGGAGGACATTGACGATCTGCGCGATTGCATCGACAAATTACAAGAGCAGAATCGGCGTAGGAAACTCAGACTGCTCGAACAG GGCCTGACGGGGTTCCTCATCTATGCCATATTTGCGGCCGTGCTGGGAATGCTTCAGTTCGGCTACAATACGGGAGTCATCAACGCACCACAAGGG GTGATTGAAAGCTTCATCAAGTCAGCCTACTACAGCCGATATGGAGTGGAAATAGCCGATGGTTGGGAGAAAATCATCTTTTCTATCGCTGTTTCCATTTTCGCTATCGGTGGGATGATTGGTGGCTTTGGTGGTGGCTTCGTCGCCAATAAGTTTGGCAG GAAACGTGGTCTGCTGCTAAATAATGCAACTGGTATTCTCGGAGCTATTCTGATGGCCTTCTCCAAAGCTGCCCAGTCATATGAAATGCTCATTATCGGAAGAATGATCATCGGATTCAATTGTG GATTGAATACGTCATTGGTGCCCATGTACATTTCTGAAATCGCTCCATTGAACTTACGTGGCGGTTTGGGGACGGTCAACCAATTGGGAGTCACCGTTGGCATTCTTTTCTCTCAGATTTTAGGCATCCAAGAAATTCTTGGCACGGAGAGCGGATGGCCTCTTCTCCTAG GTTTAGCCATTTGCCCAGCAATTCTGCAGTTGATTCTGTTTTCCTTCTGTCCTGAATCTCCGCGCTACCTACTCATAACAGCCAATCGCGAAGAAGAAGCCAGAACTG CGATGAAACGATTGCGAGCGTCTAGCCAAATTGAGGAAGACATGGAAGAAATGAGAGTCGAGG CCCAACAATCTGAGGCCCACATGGGGATGTTGGAGCTGCTCAAATCACGCGCCTTGCTCATGCCGCTCGGCATTGCCATTGTCATGCAACTTTCGCAGCAGTTGTCGG GAATCAACGCCGTGTTGTACTATTCCACTGAACTTTTTATCGGAGCAGGCCTTGCTAGTGAATCTGCTAAATATGCCACTATTG GTGTGGGTGCCATCATGGTGGGCATGACTCTTGTGTCCATTCCTCTGATGGATCGCGCTGGCCGACGCACCCTTCACTTATGGGGACTTGGAGGCATGTTTATTTTCAGCATATTCATCACCATTTCCTTGCTCGTAATG GAACTTATCGAATGGGTTCGCTACGTAGCCGTTGTTGCCACACTCACATTTGTATTGTTTTTCGCCGTTGGACCCGGCTCCATTCCATGGATGATTACAGCCGAGCTATTCAGTCAAGGACCAAGACCAGCCGCAATGTCCATCGCCGTACTTGTCAACTGGTTGGCAAATTTTCTTGTCGGTCTCTTCTTCTTACCTCTCAAA GCGATGCTGCACAACTACATTTTCTTGCCATTCAGCGTATTGTTAGCATTTTTCTGGATTTTCACTTACAAAATCGTTCCAgagacgaaaaacaaaacttttgacGAAATCTCGGCATTATTTCGCCGCAATGatag AGAGGAATTCGCTACACAGAATTGTATTCTGACATCCAGTGGTGCCGGGTCTAGCACTCTTGCCGTACCCGCGCCATCCAGTACTCCGGCACACACAGAGAGCACGGCTCTCCTGGCTGACATACGAACCATCAAAATCAACGCTTCGTAG
- the LOC124326953 gene encoding myo-inositol transporter 1-like isoform X3 has translation MRRCRDSDSDSPPSASSHHIASPNAASAAAAAATVAATAAAAAARSGNLAPVLTASRTGTAGAGAAWYATDTVQLTTFRPLASAVNKPVTCAGANTISGGGTPKPKSRTLDSSDTSDYENLSSCTSGRYATLPPQPQFGEGAKGNNGQYRDHYSTATTASAGVLFRPAGGAVGSFADNANEQFPSGDPPHTLSLHRPIKRSHWLNHNGRQSDVLARVFQANQDWLESNDGQDTVATTTSSAGNITIKDARSSHRTSQHAGDGGRSLPPPGGVFQLPPVMGTLQRFDQGSGEMRQLTGSVLAPNSSGSSLLMNAPLGGVSTSLLLPQQQQQQQQQLLPLMSFGPPFLMQPTAPSAMPLPASVSNSLAHLQQQHHHHQQHQQQQQQVQLQQRDGNHTNHGGHTHAIQLQTSLEMAPVVCPALCEIRTQLQELTRSVESCQNEVSDMKRDMSTMRHDVESVHHVKEDIDDLRDCIDKLQEQNRRRKLRLLEQGLTGFLIYAIFAAVLGMLQFGYNTGVINAPQGVIESFIKSAYYSRYGVEIADGWEKIIFSIAVSIFAIGGMIGGFGGGFVANKFGRKRGLLLNNATGILGAILMAFSKAAQSYEMLIIGRMIIGFNCGLNTSLVPMYISEIAPLNLRGGLGTVNQLGVTVGILFSQILGIQEILGTESGWPLLLGLAICPAILQLILFSFCPESPRYLLITANREEEARTAMKRLRASSQIEEDMEEMRVEAQQSEAHMGMLELLKSRALLMPLGIAIVMQLSQQLSGINAVLYYSTELFIGAGLASESAKYATIGVGAIMVGMTLVSIPLMDRAGRRTLHLWGLGGMFIFSIFITISLLVMELIEWVRYVAVVATLTFVLFFAVGPGSIPWMITAELFSQGPRPAAMSIAVLVNWLANFLVGLFFLPLKAMLHNYIFLPFSVLLAFFWIFTYKIVPETKNKTFDEISALFRRNDRVHPNVDCAPSASDDKQQSSL, from the exons ATGCGGAGGTGTCGCGATTCCGATTCCGACTCGCCACCCAGCGCTTCTTCCCATCACATCGCCAGCCCCAACGCTGCCAGCGCGGCTGCTGCGGCGGCCACCGTCGCAGCCacagccgccgctgccgccgcccgGTCCGGCAACCTCGCTCCAGTCCTGACTGCCAGCCGGACCGGGACCGCAGGAGCTGGCGCCGCCTGGTACGCCACCGACACGG ttCAGCTAACGACGTTCCGGCCGTTGGCATCGGCAGTGAATAAGCCCGTCACATGTGCCGGCGCCAACACGATCTCGGGTGGCGGCACTCCCAAACCCAAGAGCCGGACCCTCGATTCGTCCGACACGTCCGACTATGAGAATCTGAGCTCGTGCACGTCGGGCCGCTATGCGACCCTGCCGCCTCAGCCGCAGTTTGGCGAAGGTGCCAAAGGCAATAACGGACAATATCGTGATCACTACTCGACGGCCACGACGGCGTCGGCGGGTGTCCTCTTTCGGCCGGCAGGTGGAGCGGTCGGATCGTTTGCTGACAATGCCAACGAACAATTTCCATCCGGAGATCCGCCTCACACCTTGTCTCTCCATCGACCCATCAAACGCTCGCACTGGTTGAATCACAACGGCCGCCAGTCGGATGTTCTGGCCCGCGTCTTCCAAGCCAATCAGGACTGGCTGGAATCGAATGACGGACAGGACACTGTTGCCACCACCACGTCATCGGCGGGCAACATCACCATCAAAGATGCCCGTTCGTCTCATCGGACCAG CCAACACGCAGGAGATGGTGG aagaagTTTGCCTCCGCCTGGTGGAGTTTTCCAATTGCCACCCGTGATGGGAACGCTGCAACGTTTCGATCAAGGATCCGGCGAAATGCGGCAGTTAACGGGGTCCGTCTTGGCCCCCAATTCATCCGGCAGTTCCCTTCTGATGAACGCCCCTCTAGGCGGAGTTTCGACCTCGTTACTGCTgccgcaacagcagcagcagcaacagcaacaactgcTGCCTCTCATGTCTTTCGGGCCGCCATTCCTGATGCAGCCGACGGCTCCTTCGGCCATGCCGCTGCCGGCCAGCGTCAGCAATAGCCTAGCCCACCTCCAGcagcaacatcatcatcatcagcagcaccagcaacagcagcagcaagttcAATTACAGCAGCGCGACGGCAATCACACTAATCACGGCGGCCATACGCACGCCATTCAACTCCAAACTTCCTTGGAAATGGCACCCGTCGTTTGCCCCGCCCTCTGCGAGATCCGCACGCAGTTGCAGGAGTTGACTCGATCCGTCGAGTCTTGTCAAAATGAG GTGAGCGACATGAAACGTGACATGTCGACCATGCGACACGACGTGGAATCGGTCCACCACGTCAAGGAGGACATTGACGATCTGCGCGATTGCATCGACAAATTACAAGAGCAGAATCGGCGTAGGAAACTCAGACTGCTCGAACAG GGCCTGACGGGGTTCCTCATCTATGCCATATTTGCGGCCGTGCTGGGAATGCTTCAGTTCGGCTACAATACGGGAGTCATCAACGCACCACAAGGG GTGATTGAAAGCTTCATCAAGTCAGCCTACTACAGCCGATATGGAGTGGAAATAGCCGATGGTTGGGAGAAAATCATCTTTTCTATCGCTGTTTCCATTTTCGCTATCGGTGGGATGATTGGTGGCTTTGGTGGTGGCTTCGTCGCCAATAAGTTTGGCAG GAAACGTGGTCTGCTGCTAAATAATGCAACTGGTATTCTCGGAGCTATTCTGATGGCCTTCTCCAAAGCTGCCCAGTCATATGAAATGCTCATTATCGGAAGAATGATCATCGGATTCAATTGTG GATTGAATACGTCATTGGTGCCCATGTACATTTCTGAAATCGCTCCATTGAACTTACGTGGCGGTTTGGGGACGGTCAACCAATTGGGAGTCACCGTTGGCATTCTTTTCTCTCAGATTTTAGGCATCCAAGAAATTCTTGGCACGGAGAGCGGATGGCCTCTTCTCCTAG GTTTAGCCATTTGCCCAGCAATTCTGCAGTTGATTCTGTTTTCCTTCTGTCCTGAATCTCCGCGCTACCTACTCATAACAGCCAATCGCGAAGAAGAAGCCAGAACTG CGATGAAACGATTGCGAGCGTCTAGCCAAATTGAGGAAGACATGGAAGAAATGAGAGTCGAGG CCCAACAATCTGAGGCCCACATGGGGATGTTGGAGCTGCTCAAATCACGCGCCTTGCTCATGCCGCTCGGCATTGCCATTGTCATGCAACTTTCGCAGCAGTTGTCGG GAATCAACGCCGTGTTGTACTATTCCACTGAACTTTTTATCGGAGCAGGCCTTGCTAGTGAATCTGCTAAATATGCCACTATTG GTGTGGGTGCCATCATGGTGGGCATGACTCTTGTGTCCATTCCTCTGATGGATCGCGCTGGCCGACGCACCCTTCACTTATGGGGACTTGGAGGCATGTTTATTTTCAGCATATTCATCACCATTTCCTTGCTCGTAATG GAACTTATCGAATGGGTTCGCTACGTAGCCGTTGTTGCCACACTCACATTTGTATTGTTTTTCGCCGTTGGACCCGGCTCCATTCCATGGATGATTACAGCCGAGCTATTCAGTCAAGGACCAAGACCAGCCGCAATGTCCATCGCCGTACTTGTCAACTGGTTGGCAAATTTTCTTGTCGGTCTCTTCTTCTTACCTCTCAAA GCGATGCTGCACAACTACATTTTCTTGCCATTCAGCGTATTGTTAGCATTTTTCTGGATTTTCACTTACAAAATCGTTCCAgagacgaaaaacaaaacttttgacGAAATCTCGGCATTATTTCGCCGCAATGatag AGTTCATCCCAACGTCGATTGTGCTCCATCTGCTTCTGACGACAAACAGCAGAGTTCATTGTGA
- the LOC124326955 gene encoding lactosylceramide 4-alpha-galactosyltransferase-like, whose translation MFPRSTRKRIRKVFGFAFLVYCFVYFVNSVNRPSNTGISILVPGTEDLCPTKPHSAARVRKPRKTQNIFFLETSGESCLTARQACSVESAARSNPNAIISVHMENSGLQNQKEIKAKLAGQTRNCAITHRLFKEWSNVKLVQEDLIQHLRNTTLWRLQEKSLLTQSIHPLTHRSDAMRVAMLWKYGGIYLDLDCLVLRPLYCLQNTVGLVDFLADWVENGVMAFEAGHPFLQFLMKYMVFAFKPEEYISLGPATLTDSIKYFCDRTELPAEEWFMCRNSSMILQPPRAFYAINNRRQNAFYHPEADPSDYEDLRHSYLSHIYDSGNGRSVPKKSLYGMLAQEFCPTTYQMASDEGEF comes from the exons ATGTTTCCGCGTTCAACACGTAAAAGAATTCGAAAAGTATTTGGTTTCGCGTTTCTCGTGTATTGTTTCGTTTATTTTGTCAACTCTGTCAACCGGCCTTCTAACACAG GCATAAGCATTCTAGTTCCTGGAACAGAGGATTTATGTCCCACTAAACCTCATTCTGCGGCGCGTGTACGAAAACCTCGCAAAactcaaaatattttcttcttggaaACTTCGGGTGAATCTTGCTTAACCGCTCGGCAAGCATGTAGTGTTGAATCGGCCGCGCGTTCTAACCCCAACGCCATCATTTCTGTCCATATGGAAAACAGCGgacttcaaaatcaaaaagaaatcaaagccAAACTAGCTGGTCAAACAAGAAATTGCGCTATAACCCACAGACTCTTCAAGGAATGGAGTAACGTCAAGCTTGTCCAGGAGGATTTGATACAACATTTAAGAAATACAACGTTGTGGCGCCTACAGGAGAAATCGCTATTAACTCAATCAATTCATCCACTAACTCATCGAAGTGATGCCATGAGAGTTGCTATGCTTTGGAAATACGGGGGTATCTACCTTGACTTGGACTGCCTTGTCTTACGGCCGCTTTACTGCCTTCAAAATACTGTGGGACTTGTCGACTTTTTAGCCGACT GGGTTGAAAATGGTGTCATGGCATTCGAGGCTGGCCACCCATTCCTTCAATTCCTGATGAAATATATGGTGTTTGCTTTCAAGCCGGAGGAATACATAAGCCTTGGCCCGGCTACATTAACAGACTCCATCAAGTATTTTTGCGATCGTACTGAACTTCCGGCAGAAGAATGGTTTATGTGCAGAAACAGTTCCATGATTCTTCAACCTCCACGAGCTTTTTATGCCATCAACAATCGACGCCAAAATGCTTTTTATCATCCCGAGGCTGACCCATCTGATTATGAAGACTTGCGCCACAGTTACCTTTCTCACATCTATGACTCCGGAAATGGCCGTTCTGTCCCTAAAAAATCATTGTATGGAATGCTGGCCCAAGAGTTCTGTCCCACCACATACCAAATGGCTTCGGACGAAGgtgaattttaa
- the LOC124326956 gene encoding rhythmically expressed gene 2 protein-like — MSSAGFSPAKFVLFWFPTTLSIEVFAPTFRLSWLKRKTNKQQIMGYKLITFDFTGTLMRFRKPPTVQYENIARLYGIEIKNKKAFHDNFKKAFKTVNEVHPNFGASTNLHWTEWWLNVVKRTFISAGIHDSPNLDATSWHLIKLYGTTAGWEVVPGVERVLQSLKQKDKKIGIISNMDPRLENILKEAGLRHYFEFVLPSYEVKCVKPQSDIFRLALERYSLLCKENTKPEECCHIGDSYNEDYLGAVQSGWNAILVNKFSNSLNSSNWCANFEEFHDRLLDSLINKK; from the exons ATGTCGTCTGCTGGATTTTCTCCtgccaaatttgttttgttttggtttccgACGACTCTAAGCATTGAAGTGTTCGCTCCGACCTTTCGCCTTTCGTGgctgaagagaaaaacaaacaaacaacagatTATGGGTTACAAGTTAATAACGTTTGATTTCACGGGGACGCTGATGCGGTTTCGAAAACCACCGACCGTCCAGTATGAAAATATAGCCCGTCTGTATGGAattgaaataaagaataaaaaagcttttcatgacaattttaaaaaagcattCAAAACTGTCAATGAAGTTCATCCAAATTTTGGAGCCAGCACCAATCTACATTG GACTGAGTGGTGGTTAAATGTTGTGAAGCGTACATTTATCAGTGCTGGGATTCATGATAGCCCAAATTTAGATGCTACATCATGGCATCTCATTAAATTATATGGTACTACTGCAGGGTGGGAAGTTGTGCCAG GTGTAGAAAGAGTGCTACAATCTTTAAAACAGAAGGATAAAAAGATTGGCATAATTTCCAACATGGACCCAAGATTAGAAAATATCCTAAAGGAAGCCGGATTGCGACactattttgaatttgttttaccATCCTATGAAGTCAAATGTGTTAAACCTCAGTCTGATATTTTCAGACTTGCATTGGAAAGGTATAGCTTGCTTTGTAAAGAAAACACCAAACCAGAAGAGTGTTGTCACATTGGTGACAGCTATAATGAGGACTATTTGG GAGCAGTACAATCTGGGTGGAATGCTATCCTAGTAAACAAGTTTTCCAACTCTCTCAATTCAAGTAACTGGTGTGctaattttgaagaatttcacGACCGATTACTTGATAGtcttatcaataaaaaatag